In one Nicotiana sylvestris chromosome 8, ASM39365v2, whole genome shotgun sequence genomic region, the following are encoded:
- the LOC104211237 gene encoding general transcription and DNA repair factor IIH subunit TFB1-1 isoform X1: protein MADGKVVKRAKYKSSVKDPGVPGVLKLTKERFFFMPNDPTSTTKLNVEFKLIKGHRSSKEGSSKQALLNLMHDQGRSYIFEFDSFPDRDKCREFVASAIAACGEVVKAASEKPAVPHDEQLSAAEMGRRIKLLQDNSELQKLHRQLVIGGILSEAEFWAARKKLLEQGDIKKPKQRVALKNDMWSVKPLSDGQTNRVTFNLTPEVIHQIFAEKPAVRQAYLKFVPGKMSEKEFWTKYSRAEYLHSTKNIVAAAAEAAEDEELAVFLKQDDMLAFEARKKIRRVDPTLDMEADEGDDYMHLPDHGLPLDETKEILEPQYEPFKRSFSQYLNQHAAVVLRGRVIDVELGDTRSVAEAFTRTNQAELAAEVSDESAYRERIAKVSRVAEIEDLQGPHEPPVALLSIKDPRDYFDSQQANAIKALGDGGTGTRQLKFNVSKEDAFCSLKNSISEINSQGLTEPIISPEVALKVLNGLSQNISSTKYHLGKNPHESVLDRLPSATKDELLLHWTSIQELLKHFWSSYPITAKYFYTKVTRLKDAMSQIYPKLQEIKESVQSDFRHQVSLLVQPMLQALDAAFAHYDADIQKRSAKSGERPNGFA from the exons ATGGCCGATGGGAAGGTCGTTAAGCGTGCCAAGTACAAATCTTCAGTCAAGGACCCTGGCGTTCCTGGCGTTTTGAAATTG ACCAAGGAACGGTTTTTCTTCATGCCGAATGACCCAACATCCACGACAAAGCTTAATGTGGAGTTCAAGTTGATTAAAG GCCACAGGTCTTCTAAAGAGGGTTCAAGTAAGCAGGCTCTTCTTAATCTCATGCACGATCAG GGCAGGAGTTATATTTTTGAGTTTGATAGCTTCCCGGACCGCGACAAGTGTCGAGAATTCGTTG CCTCTGCAATTGCGGCTTGTGGAGAAGTTGTGAAAGCTGCTTCTGAAAAACCTGCTGTTCCACATGATGAACAACTCAGTGCAGCAGAAATGGGACGTCGGATTAAGTTACTGCAGGATAATAG TGAATTGCAGAAACTCCACAGGCAATTGGTCATTGGAGGTATTCTATCAGAGGCTGAATTTTGGGCCGCTAGGAAG AAGCTACTGGAACAGGGCGATATCAAGAAGCCAAAACAACGGGTGGCTTTAAAAAATGACATGTGGAGTGTTAAACCTTTATCTGATGGTCAG ACGAACAGAGTTACATTTAACTTGACACCGGAGGTTATTCATCAG ATTTTTGCTGAGAAACCAGCTGTCCGCCAAGCATATTTGAAATTTGTTCCGGGCAAG ATGTCAGAAAAAGAATTCTGGACTAAATATTCAAGAGCTGAATACCTCCACAGCACAAAAAATATTGTTGCAGCAGCTGCTGAGGCTGCTGAAGATGAGGAGCTTGCGGTTTTCTTGAAGCAAGATGACATGTTAGCATTTGAAGCTCGTAAGAAG ATCAGAAGGGTGGATCCAACTCTGGACATGGAAGCAGATGAAGGTGACGATTACATGCATCTCCCG GATCATGGGCTACCTCTGGATGAAACTAAAGAGATTCTGGAACCACAGTATGAACCATTCAAGAGGTCGTTCTCGCAGTACCTCAACCAGCATGCAGCAGTAGTTCTTCGAGGAAGAGTTATAG ATGTTGAGCTGGGTGACACAAGATCTGTTGCTGAAGCATTCACCAGGACAAATCAGG CTGAACTAGCTGCCGAAGTGTCTGATGAGAGTGCATATAGAGAACGGATAGCTAAAGTTTCTCGAGTTGCTGAAATTGAGGATCTTCAGGGACCTCATGAGCCACCAGTTGCATTGCTAAGTATCAAG GATCCTCGGGATTACTTTGATTCTCAGCAAGCAAATGCAATAAAGGCTTTGGGGGATGGTGGTACAGGGACAAGACAGCTGAAATTTAATGTGAGCAAAGAAGATGCCTTTTGCTCCCTGAAGAACTCCATCTCCGAGATAAATTCACAAGGATTGACCGAACCAATAATTAGTCCAGAAGTAGCTCTCAAG GTTCTCAACGGGCTTAGTCAGAATATCTCGAGTACAAAGTATCATCTGGGAAAGAACCCCCATGAGAGTGTTTTAGATCGGCTGCCTAGTGCAACGAAAGATGAACTATTACTC CATTGGACATCAATTCAGGAATTATTGAAGCACTTCTGGTCATCTTATCCAATAACCGCAAAATATTTCTACACCAAG GTGACTAGATTAAAGGATGCAATGTCTCAGATATACCCCAAGTTGCAG GAGATCAAGGAATCTGTGCAATCGGATTTCAGGCATCAAGTTTCCCTTCTTGTACAGCCAATGCTTCAG GCTTTAGATGCTGCCTTTGCCCATTATGATGCAGATATACAGAAGAGATCTGCCAAAAGTGGGGAGAGACCAAATGGATTTGCTTAG
- the LOC104212448 gene encoding enhancer of mRNA-decapping protein 4-like, producing MASAGNPNQPGGVPFDMHKFFNPSTPPPTTSTNPNPQNPINPTLISSPFPLPSASYPPPTAGGGGGGSGGLYYPPHTTTPFHHIPQFNPHIPTQYAPQQQDGHLHPQRSMSFPTPPLQPPTPTSPHQFLNPNPNPNHGARLMALLSAPPSSTLEVSSQQPTTLQIIPPLQPTTSGSELSDFSASPNVGPGPVRMQSTKLPKGRHLNGENVVYDIDARLPGEVQPQLEVTPITKYGSDPGLVLGRQIAVNKSYICYGLKLGAIRVLNINTALRSLLKGLAQRVTDMAFFAEDVHLLASASVDGRVYIWKITEGPDEEDKPQITGKIVIAIQIVGEGESVHPRVCWHCHKQEILVVGIGKHVLKIDTTKFGKAGVFSADEPLRCPVDRLVDGVQLVGTHDGEVTDLSMCQWMTTRLVSASVDGTVKIWEDRKPLPIAVLRPHDGNPVNSATFLTAPHRPDHIILITGGPLNREMKIWVSASEEGWLLPSDADSWHCTQTLELKSSEARAEEAFFNQVVALSQAGLLLLANAKKNAIYAVHLEYDLNPMATHMDYIAEFTVTMPILSFTGTSDLLPHGEQIVQVYCVQTQAIQQYALDLSQCLPPPMENVVGFERTESSVSCDAARIEGYAPVDPPGSKQMEFPLTSSAPKSSVNESVTEIVATTRPPMIEARTALATSMEFASSTVESKSASLPSITTDTDIAPFASPPPLSPELARKLSGFRSTSNSSERGPFINDHVGDPKVGEYSVDRQMDAIHPNLSGLTSSDGDPRNNDDEVSRDDGSSGVGNPIKFKHPTHLVTPSEILMANSSSEVNHVNEQKSEGESSIQDVVINKEVRNVEVEVKVGETRFNQKTDIGSQEELHTFVSENKEKAFCSQASDLGIEMARECHALSPETYIVEESRQFDGACGTERLTQPSTAPEEDHDSAKEISGNDLDSKVQVSAHQLSAPSAKGKKQKAKNTQGFRPSSPSPSAFNSSESIEGGVSSSNTSMEAAFSQILSMHEMLNQLLNMQKETQKQMGMMVAVPVTKEGRRLEAALGRSMEKAVKANSDVLWARFQEESAKQENSLRDRTQQITNMISNCFNKDMPGLIEKIMKKELAAVGQAVTRSIAPTVEKAVSTAISEAFQKGVSDKAVNQLERTVSSKLEASVARQIQAQFQTSGKQALQETLKSTLEASVIPAFEISCKAMFEQVDLTFQKGFAEHTAAALLQFESMHSPLALALRDAINSASSMTQTLSGELADGQKKLLTLAVSGANSNSPNPLISHMSNGPLLHEKLEAPVDPTKELSRLLAERKYEEAFTAALQRSDVSIVAWLCSQVDLPGILSMNPLPLSQGVLVSLLQQLACDVSKETARKLSWMRDVLTAINPTDPMIAVHVRPIFEQVYQILIHHRNLPTTTPAELSSIRLIMHVINSMLMTCSK from the exons ATGGCTTCCGCCGGAAATCCAAACCAGCCCGGCGGAGTACCGTTTGATATGCATAAATTCTTCAATCCTTCAACTCCTCCACCAACAACTTCAACAAACCCTAATCCCCAAAATCCCATTAACCCCACTTTGATTTCTTCCCCATTTCCACTTCCTTCAGCTTCTTATCCTCCGCCCACCGCCGGCGGAGGCGGCGGTGGTAGCGGAGGACTGTATTATCCACCTCATACAACAACCCCTTTTCACCATATCCCTCAATTCAATCCTCATATCCCTACACAATACGCACCTCAACAACAAGATGGCCATTTGCATCCTCAAAGATCCATGTCTTTCCCTACTCCTCCACTTCAACCACCTACTCCTACTAGTCCTCACCAATTTTTGAACcctaaccctaaccctaatcatggGGCGAGACTTATGGCTTTGTTAAGTGCACCACCTTCTTCAACTCTAGAAGTTTCTTCTCAGCAACCCACCACTTTGCAAATTATTCCTCCTTTACAGCCTACAACTTCTGGGTCTGAgctttctgatttttctgcttcACCAAATGttgggcccggtccggtccggatGCAGAGTACTAAGTTGCCTAAAGGGAGGCATTTGAATGGGGAGAATGTTGTTTATGATATAGATGCTCGGTTGCCTGGTGAAGTGCAGCCTCAGCTGGAGGTTACTCCAATTACTAAGTATGGCTCGGATCCGGGCCTTGTTTTGGGCCGGCAAATTGCAGTTAACAAAAGCTATATATGTTATGGACTCAAATTGGGAGCTATTCGAGTGCTTAATATTAACACTGCGTTGAGATCATTGCTTAAAGGTCTTGCACAG AGGGTCACAGACATGGCTTTCTTTGCTGAAGATGTTCACCTTTTGGCTAG TGCAAGTGTTGATGGGCGTGTTTACATATGGAAAATTACTGAAGGACCAGATGAGGAAGATAAGCCCCAAATTACAGGGAAGATTGTCATTGCTATTCAAATTGTTGGTGAAGGGGAATCTGTTCATCCTCGAGTTTGTTGGCATTGTCACAAACAA GAAATTCTTGTGGTTGGAATCGGAAAACATGTTCTAAAAATTGATACCACAAAATTTGGAAAAGCTGGAGTTTTTTCAGCGGATGAACCTCTCAGGTGTCCTGTTGACAGGTTGGTTGATGGGGTACAACTTGTTGGTACTCATGATGGAGAAGTAACTGATTTGTCAATGTGCCAGTGGATGACCACTCGATTGGTATCTGCTTCTGTGGATGGCACG GTTAAGATTTGGGAAGACCGGAAGCCACTACCAATTGCAGTTCTCAGGCCTCATGATGGTAATCCTGTTAATTCAGCTACCTTCCTGACTGCTCCACACCGCCCAGaccacatcatactcatcactgGG GGTCCACTTAATCGAGAAATGAAGATATGGGTATCAGCAAGTGAAGAAGGCTGGTTGCTTCCTAGTGATGCTGATTCATGGCACTGTACACAAACGTTAGAGTTGAAGAGTTCTGAAGCTCGTGCTGAAGAGGCATTTTTTAACCAAGTTGTAGCCTTGTCTCAAGCAGGTCTGCTCTTACTAGCAAATGCAAAAAAGAATGCAATATATGCTGTTCATCTAGAGTATGACCTGAACCCAATGGCAACCCATATGGATTACATAGCTGAATTTACAGTTACAATGCCAATTTTGAGTTTCACTGGGACAAGTGATTTACTGCCTCATGGTGAACAGATTGTTCAAGTGTATTGTGTGCAGACACAGGCTATTCAGCAGTATGCTTTGGACTTATCCCAATGCTTGCCACCTCCCATGGAGAATGTGGTGGGCTTCGAAAGGACGgaatctagtgtttcatgtgacGCTGCTCGTATTGAAGGATATGCTCCTGTTGATCCCCCTGGCAGTAAACAAATGGAGTTTCCTTTAACTAGTTCTGCACCCAAATCTTCAGTGAATGAGAGTGTCACAGAGATTGTAGCTACAACAAGACCTCCTATGATTGAAGCACGCACTGCCTTGGCCACCTCTATGGAATTTGCTTCTTCCACCGTGGAATCTAAATCAGCTAGTTTGCCCAGTATAACTACTGATACTGATATTGCCCCCTTTGCATCACCACCGCCTTTGAGTCCTGAGTTGGCTAGAAAACTTTCTGGTTTCAGAAGCACATCAAACAGCTCGGAGCGTGGTCCCTTTATCAATGACCATGTTGGGGATCCTAAAGTTGGTGAATATTCAGTTGATAGGCAAATGGATGCCATTCATCCAAACTTGTCTGGTCTTACTTCGTCGGACGGTGACCCAAGGAATAATGATGATGAAGTGTCACGTGATGATGGTTCTTCAGGTGTTGGTAATCCAATCAAGTTTAAGCACCCGACTCATCTGGTGACTCCTTCAGAGATATTGATGGCTAACTCATCCTCTGAGGTAAACCATGTTAATGAGCAGAAAAGTGAGGGAGAATCGAGTATCCAGGATGTTGTAATCAACAAGGAAGTCCGCAATGTGGAGGTGGAGGTTAAGGTTGGTGAAACAAGATTCAATCAAAAAACTGATATTGGCTCTCAAGAAGAACTTCATACTTTTGTGTCGGAAAACAAAGAGAAAGCCTTTTGCTCTCAGGCATCTGATCTTGGAATAGAAATGGCTCGAGAATGTCATGCCTTATCGCCTGAAACTTATATTGTTGAGGAATCTAGGCAGTTTGATGGGGCTTGTGGAACTGAGCGGCTGACCCAACCGTCAACTGCCCCAGAAGAAGATCATGACTCGGCCAAGGAGATCTCTGGAAATGATTTAGACTCAAAGGTGCAAGTTTCTGCGCATCAACTTTCAGCTCCTAGTGCCAAAGGAAAAAAGCAAAAGGCGAAGAACACTCAAGGATTTAGACCATCTTCACCCTCGCCTAGTGCTTTCAACTCATCTGAATCCATCGAGGGTGGTGTCAGCTCAAGTAACACCTCTATGGAAGCTGCATTCTCACAAATTTTGTCCATGCATGAGATGCTAAATCAG CTTCTTAATATGCAAAAAGAAACACAAAAGCAGATGGGTATGATGGTCGCTGTTCCTGTTACCAAAGAAGGAAGAAGACTCGAGGCTGCCTTGGGACGGAGCATGGAGAAGGCTGTCAAGGCCAATTCCGATGTCTTATGGGCTCGTTTCCAAGAAGAGAGTGCAAAACAAGAGAACTCACTTCGtgatcgtactcaacaaataaccaATATGATATCTAACTGCTTTAACAAGGACATGCCGGGGCTAATTGAGAAAATAATGAAGAAAGAACTGGCAGCTGTTGGACAAGCCGTCACACGCAGTATTGCCCCTACAGTTGAGAAAGCTGTATCAACTGCTATTTCAGAAGCCTTCCAG AAAGGAGTTAGTGACAAGGCAGTGAACCAACTGGAGAGAACAGTTAGCTCCAAACTCGAAGCTTCTGTTGCTAGGCAAATCCAAGCACAATTCCAAACCTCTGGCAAGCAAGCTCTTCAG GAAACTTTGAAATCTACATTGGAAGCTTCGGTGATCCCTGCCTTTGAGATATCATGCAAAGCAATGTTTGAGCAAGTAGATTTGACGTTTCAGAAAGGATTTGCTGAACACACTGCTGCTGCTCTACTACAATTTGAGTCCATGCATTCACCATTAGCACTTGCTTTAAGG GATGCCATTAATTCCGCATCATCAATGACTCAAACATTGAGTGGAGAGTTAGCTGATGGTCAAAAGAAGTTGCTTACTCTTGCAGTTTCTGGAGCTAATTCCAATTCACCAAATCCACTGATTAGCCACATGAGTAATGGACCATTACTGCATGAGAAG CTTGAGGCTCCTGTTGATCCAACCAAAGAGCTATCTAGATTGTTAGCTGAACGCAAGTACGAGGAAGCATTCACTGCAGCGTTGCAAAGAAGTGATGTGTCTATTGTAGCATGGTTATGTTCTCAG GTTGATTTACCGGGTATTTTGTCGATGAATCCTCTCCCTTTGAGTCAAGGAGTACTTGTTTCGCTTCTTCAGCAGTTGGCCTGTGATGTTAGCAAGGAAACAGCCCGAAAACTGTCCTGGATGAGGGATGTGCTAACCGCCATAAATCCAACTGATCCAATGATTGCAGTGCACGTGCGGCCTATCTTTGAGCAAGTATATCAGATACTAATCCATCATCGGAATCTTCCTACCACAACCCCTGCTGAACTTTCAAGCATTCGGCTGATTATGCATGTCATCAACTCGATGCTGATGACCTGTAGTAAATGA
- the LOC138874648 gene encoding uncharacterized protein: protein MKDFLDELNILAPLISNCDCEEARPSIEHLKSQRLLQFLMGLNESYSNIRSNILVSRPVVTVNEAYAIVTQKESQRTLGVVDNKEPLNLLAGKAQMVRPKTPGLVCEHCRYKGHLKENCYKIFGYPADFKSKKKSGFYANNTLGERQVRGNFFTEEEYSQLMGLLNKSSQEGCSSNMAELLQELRHIDKQQNSKVQVPTGGKSHIANTVAFFPSFYVFEVLYSGKVMGIGRENNGLYILKRGMESPLGAAVTKNEDMSSFPYTPQQNGVVERKHMHILEVARSLKLQSSVPVIIWGECVKTATYLINRLPTTVLDGKTPYELLYGEAPKL from the exons atgaaagattttttgGATGAGTTGAACATTTTAGCTCCATTGATATCAAACTGTGACTGTGAGGAGGCAAGACCTTCTATTGAACACTTGAAATCCCAACGCCTACTGCAATTTTTGATGGGATTGAATGAGAGTTATAGTAACATTAGAAGCAATATATTGGTGAGTAGACCTGTTGTTACAGTAAATGAAGCATATGCCATTGTTACACAAAAGGAAAGTCAAAGAACCTTAGGTGTAGTTGACAACAAAGAGCCATTAAATCTATTGGCAGGGAAGGCTCAAATGGTTAGACCTAAAACTCCAGGACTAGTGTGTGAGCACTGTAGATATAAGGGAcatctaaaagaaaattgctataAGATTTTTGGCTATCCGGCAGATTTCAAAAGCAAGAAGAAGTCAGG GTTCTATGCTAACAACACATTAGGTGAGAGGCAAGTTCGAGGGAACTTCTTCACAGAAGAAGAATATTCACAACTGATGGGATTGCTGAATAAGTCCTCACAAGAAGGATGCAGTAGCAACATGGCAG AGTTATTACAAGAACTCAGACATATAGATAAACAGCAGAACAGTAAAGTGCAAGTGCCAACTGGAGGAAAATCACACATAGCTAATACAG TTGCATTCTTCCCTAGCTTCTATGTGTTTGAAGTACTTTACAGTGGGAAGGTAATGGGGATTGGTAGAGAAAACAATGGCCTCTACATtctgaagagaggaatggaaTCACCACTTGGAGCAGCAGTAACTAAAAATGAAGATATG AGTAGTTTCCCAtacacaccacaacaaaatggtgtggtTGAGAGGAAGCACATGCATATACTAGAAGTGGCTAGATCTTTGAAGTTACAGAGCTCAGTTCCAGTAATTATTTGGGGAGAATGTGTTAAAACTGCAACTTATCTTATTAATAGATTACCTACTACAGTTCTAGATGGGAAAACACCTTATGAGCTATTATATGGAGAAGCACCTAAATTGTAA
- the LOC104211237 gene encoding general transcription and DNA repair factor IIH subunit TFB1-1 isoform X2, protein MPNDPTSTTKLNVEFKLIKGHRSSKEGSSKQALLNLMHDQGRSYIFEFDSFPDRDKCREFVASAIAACGEVVKAASEKPAVPHDEQLSAAEMGRRIKLLQDNSELQKLHRQLVIGGILSEAEFWAARKKLLEQGDIKKPKQRVALKNDMWSVKPLSDGQTNRVTFNLTPEVIHQIFAEKPAVRQAYLKFVPGKMSEKEFWTKYSRAEYLHSTKNIVAAAAEAAEDEELAVFLKQDDMLAFEARKKIRRVDPTLDMEADEGDDYMHLPDHGLPLDETKEILEPQYEPFKRSFSQYLNQHAAVVLRGRVIDVELGDTRSVAEAFTRTNQAELAAEVSDESAYRERIAKVSRVAEIEDLQGPHEPPVALLSIKDPRDYFDSQQANAIKALGDGGTGTRQLKFNVSKEDAFCSLKNSISEINSQGLTEPIISPEVALKVLNGLSQNISSTKYHLGKNPHESVLDRLPSATKDELLLHWTSIQELLKHFWSSYPITAKYFYTKVTRLKDAMSQIYPKLQEIKESVQSDFRHQVSLLVQPMLQALDAAFAHYDADIQKRSAKSGERPNGFA, encoded by the exons ATGCCGAATGACCCAACATCCACGACAAAGCTTAATGTGGAGTTCAAGTTGATTAAAG GCCACAGGTCTTCTAAAGAGGGTTCAAGTAAGCAGGCTCTTCTTAATCTCATGCACGATCAG GGCAGGAGTTATATTTTTGAGTTTGATAGCTTCCCGGACCGCGACAAGTGTCGAGAATTCGTTG CCTCTGCAATTGCGGCTTGTGGAGAAGTTGTGAAAGCTGCTTCTGAAAAACCTGCTGTTCCACATGATGAACAACTCAGTGCAGCAGAAATGGGACGTCGGATTAAGTTACTGCAGGATAATAG TGAATTGCAGAAACTCCACAGGCAATTGGTCATTGGAGGTATTCTATCAGAGGCTGAATTTTGGGCCGCTAGGAAG AAGCTACTGGAACAGGGCGATATCAAGAAGCCAAAACAACGGGTGGCTTTAAAAAATGACATGTGGAGTGTTAAACCTTTATCTGATGGTCAG ACGAACAGAGTTACATTTAACTTGACACCGGAGGTTATTCATCAG ATTTTTGCTGAGAAACCAGCTGTCCGCCAAGCATATTTGAAATTTGTTCCGGGCAAG ATGTCAGAAAAAGAATTCTGGACTAAATATTCAAGAGCTGAATACCTCCACAGCACAAAAAATATTGTTGCAGCAGCTGCTGAGGCTGCTGAAGATGAGGAGCTTGCGGTTTTCTTGAAGCAAGATGACATGTTAGCATTTGAAGCTCGTAAGAAG ATCAGAAGGGTGGATCCAACTCTGGACATGGAAGCAGATGAAGGTGACGATTACATGCATCTCCCG GATCATGGGCTACCTCTGGATGAAACTAAAGAGATTCTGGAACCACAGTATGAACCATTCAAGAGGTCGTTCTCGCAGTACCTCAACCAGCATGCAGCAGTAGTTCTTCGAGGAAGAGTTATAG ATGTTGAGCTGGGTGACACAAGATCTGTTGCTGAAGCATTCACCAGGACAAATCAGG CTGAACTAGCTGCCGAAGTGTCTGATGAGAGTGCATATAGAGAACGGATAGCTAAAGTTTCTCGAGTTGCTGAAATTGAGGATCTTCAGGGACCTCATGAGCCACCAGTTGCATTGCTAAGTATCAAG GATCCTCGGGATTACTTTGATTCTCAGCAAGCAAATGCAATAAAGGCTTTGGGGGATGGTGGTACAGGGACAAGACAGCTGAAATTTAATGTGAGCAAAGAAGATGCCTTTTGCTCCCTGAAGAACTCCATCTCCGAGATAAATTCACAAGGATTGACCGAACCAATAATTAGTCCAGAAGTAGCTCTCAAG GTTCTCAACGGGCTTAGTCAGAATATCTCGAGTACAAAGTATCATCTGGGAAAGAACCCCCATGAGAGTGTTTTAGATCGGCTGCCTAGTGCAACGAAAGATGAACTATTACTC CATTGGACATCAATTCAGGAATTATTGAAGCACTTCTGGTCATCTTATCCAATAACCGCAAAATATTTCTACACCAAG GTGACTAGATTAAAGGATGCAATGTCTCAGATATACCCCAAGTTGCAG GAGATCAAGGAATCTGTGCAATCGGATTTCAGGCATCAAGTTTCCCTTCTTGTACAGCCAATGCTTCAG GCTTTAGATGCTGCCTTTGCCCATTATGATGCAGATATACAGAAGAGATCTGCCAAAAGTGGGGAGAGACCAAATGGATTTGCTTAG